The following are from one region of the Salicibibacter kimchii genome:
- the yqfD gene encoding sporulation protein YqfD produces the protein MFKKNPDWLGLVEMKVEGEELETFINRCVKNNVSLTEIRRTSNGKKLQATIRIADVKRLRNVATMMNVSVRFGKRRGLYLLTRQGRRRFGFIIGMLAFCALLVLLSQMVWRVDIEGASPGIEHEIETWAADIGLQPGKPQWELPPEAEIQQRVSEEVSGATWIGVEREGTIYQFHVVEQHLAEEEGEVAPRNLVATKNGVIRDIYVEHGQAEVDPNTYVEEGDVLISGLIGREESEEEDMEEIAAIGEVRAETWYHGTIELPLEIRAEVFTGERTRSLDLQLFGNEWTFWGRDADHLFERHHETTDQLRIPLYFTDIPLPVGRTSYEEKTTVTRTYEEADLTEIARQLGERQLLRNLDSDAKILSENILQEQRDSGTVKLSILYEVEEGIAREAPIKQGD, from the coding sequence ATGTTTAAGAAAAACCCGGACTGGCTAGGCTTAGTAGAGATGAAGGTCGAAGGGGAAGAGCTCGAAACGTTCATCAATCGATGTGTGAAAAACAATGTTTCCTTAACGGAAATCAGACGGACAAGCAACGGGAAAAAACTGCAGGCAACGATACGCATTGCAGACGTGAAGCGATTGCGCAATGTAGCAACAATGATGAATGTATCGGTACGCTTTGGCAAGCGGCGTGGACTTTATTTACTCACCCGGCAGGGACGGCGGCGATTTGGTTTTATCATCGGAATGCTAGCTTTTTGCGCTCTTCTTGTTCTTCTATCCCAAATGGTGTGGCGAGTGGATATTGAAGGCGCGTCTCCGGGAATAGAACATGAAATTGAAACGTGGGCAGCCGACATAGGGCTTCAACCCGGAAAACCCCAATGGGAGTTACCGCCGGAAGCGGAGATCCAGCAACGGGTGAGTGAAGAAGTCTCAGGGGCAACGTGGATTGGCGTGGAAAGAGAGGGAACGATTTATCAATTTCACGTCGTTGAACAACATCTCGCGGAAGAGGAAGGGGAAGTTGCACCACGAAACCTTGTGGCGACAAAAAACGGGGTGATTCGGGATATTTATGTTGAACACGGACAGGCAGAAGTGGATCCGAACACCTATGTGGAAGAAGGAGATGTGCTTATTTCCGGTTTGATCGGCCGTGAAGAAAGTGAAGAAGAAGATATGGAAGAAATCGCGGCTATCGGTGAGGTGCGAGCAGAAACATGGTATCACGGGACCATAGAACTACCACTGGAAATAAGGGCAGAAGTATTTACGGGAGAACGTACGAGAAGCCTTGATTTGCAGTTGTTCGGAAACGAGTGGACATTTTGGGGGCGAGATGCCGACCATTTATTTGAGCGGCACCACGAGACGACGGATCAATTGCGAATCCCCTTATATTTTACGGACATTCCGTTGCCGGTGGGTCGAACAAGCTATGAAGAGAAAACGACGGTAACGCGGACGTATGAAGAAGCAGACCTAACGGAGATTGCAAGACAATTAGGGGAGCGGCAGCTACTGCGCAACCTCGATAGCGATGCGAAAATTTTATCAGAAAATATTTTACAGGAGCAAAGGGACAGTGGTACAGTAAAGTTGTCTATCCTTTACGAAGTTGAAGAAGGCATCGCGAGAGAAGCGCCTATCAAACAAGGAGATTGA
- a CDS encoding PhoH family protein: MTDRKVIELHVQDTAELQTLFGPNDVHIKRMEEQMQVSIVIRGEALVVSGDEESIVTIERVFAQLLQLIRRGTVLGERDIIYAIQLDGQGQLDKLNHIYQETIATNSKGKPITVKTLGQQDYVSAIRKHDMVFGLGPAGTGKTFLAVVMAVSALKAGSVQRIVLTRPAIEAGENLGFLPGDLKEKVDPYLRPLYDALHDIFGTEHTLRLMERGTIEVAPLAYMRGRTLDDAFVILDEAQNTTPEQIKMFLTRMGFGSKMIVNGDLTQVDLPKGKKSGLRMAINILKEVDDIGFVYLEGADVVRHTIVQRVLEAYEKFEDEQSSK; this comes from the coding sequence GTGACCGATCGAAAAGTCATTGAACTACATGTACAGGATACAGCTGAACTGCAAACACTGTTCGGACCCAATGACGTTCATATCAAGCGTATGGAAGAGCAAATGCAAGTTTCCATCGTCATTCGCGGGGAAGCGTTGGTCGTGAGTGGGGATGAGGAAAGCATCGTTACGATTGAACGCGTCTTTGCTCAATTGTTACAACTTATACGTAGAGGGACCGTGCTTGGTGAACGTGATATCATCTACGCGATCCAACTGGACGGGCAAGGACAGTTGGACAAGTTAAACCATATTTATCAAGAAACGATCGCGACCAATTCCAAAGGGAAGCCGATTACTGTAAAGACGCTCGGGCAGCAAGATTATGTGAGTGCGATCCGTAAACACGACATGGTATTTGGACTGGGTCCGGCCGGCACCGGCAAAACGTTTTTGGCGGTCGTAATGGCGGTGTCCGCTTTAAAGGCGGGCAGTGTCCAGCGGATTGTGCTGACTCGCCCGGCGATTGAAGCGGGCGAAAACCTGGGGTTTCTCCCCGGAGATTTGAAAGAAAAAGTCGATCCTTATTTGCGGCCGCTGTATGATGCGCTCCATGATATTTTTGGTACTGAACATACCTTGCGTTTGATGGAACGAGGAACGATAGAAGTGGCTCCCCTTGCTTATATGCGAGGCCGTACGCTCGATGATGCGTTTGTCATTCTTGATGAAGCACAAAACACCACTCCCGAACAGATTAAAATGTTTCTGACACGAATGGGATTTGGATCCAAAATGATCGTAAATGGGGATTTAACGCAGGTCGATTTGCCAAAAGGGAAAAAATCGGGCTTACGCATGGCTATAAACATTCTCAAAGAAGTGGATGACATCGGTTTTGTATATTTGGAAGGAGCCGACGTCGTTCGACACACGATCGTGCAACGGGTGTTGGAGGCCTATGAAAAGTTTGAAGACGAGCAATCTTCAAAGTGA
- a CDS encoding HD family phosphohydrolase, giving the protein MTANKNKKRKLQTPGTRHRSVRVGLFLLLGILLYVSMLDNVQPEQLDVTLSEPAPEDIRSPITVEHEALTAEREQEALDELDPSYVHRNDYVLMQTEKINTIFELATEFQEAQNADTAPLDDHVEQLQATLEEEMDQSLPEETLEILLNENEEQLMIGRDAARNAVHEVMNEEIAVDDVPAAREEAEERISMSMGNTQLQNASAAIASRMVTANYIYDDENTAERREEALDEVEPVLIREGEILAQEGEIIDAEIYEQLSLTGLLDDEFSSFPYLGLLLFVGMIVTMVAFYAGQTSSPLRYSNQALFLYVLVFFIMLATMKVMSVLNLFDMEGILWLTPIALGTMLLAQLISYRVALYTAVLLALVGSVIFNAEATGNFHATFMIYALFSGLAGVFFLGKTPQVAKILQSGAFIALMNGLTVTSFYFLSNAPITLERYGVEIGFAVGSGFLAAVLTLGLMPFFETGFNILSKTKLIELSNANQPLLRKILLEAPGTYHHSIMVANLSEAACEAIGTNGLLARVGAYYHDLGKTKRPQYFIENQMKIDNPHDRRSPDVSKQIIIDHPYDGARMLEEHHFPKQIVDFAKQHHGTSLLKYFYHKAKEKDMEPDEADYRYPGPKAQFKESAVLGIADSVEAAVRSMEAPTGEKIEKLVNDIIRDRLVDGQFDECDLTMKELSIIANTMCETLQGTFHSRIEYPENRDVKEKKANDG; this is encoded by the coding sequence ATGACAGCAAATAAAAATAAAAAACGGAAATTGCAAACGCCCGGTACTCGCCATCGCAGCGTGCGTGTGGGTTTATTTTTACTGCTTGGCATCCTTCTTTACGTATCCATGTTGGACAACGTCCAGCCTGAACAACTGGACGTTACCCTCTCCGAACCTGCCCCTGAAGATATTCGCTCTCCTATTACCGTCGAACATGAAGCGCTAACTGCTGAACGCGAACAGGAAGCGTTGGACGAGCTAGATCCTTCGTATGTTCATCGCAATGACTATGTCCTTATGCAAACGGAGAAAATCAACACAATTTTTGAATTGGCAACAGAATTTCAAGAGGCACAGAATGCTGATACGGCTCCGCTCGATGACCATGTGGAACAACTGCAAGCAACCCTTGAAGAAGAGATGGATCAGAGTCTGCCGGAAGAGACGCTTGAAATATTGCTGAATGAAAATGAAGAGCAATTGATGATAGGGCGGGATGCCGCCAGGAATGCTGTCCATGAAGTGATGAATGAAGAAATCGCTGTCGATGATGTTCCTGCTGCCAGGGAAGAGGCAGAGGAACGTATTTCAATGTCCATGGGGAACACACAGTTGCAAAACGCAAGCGCGGCCATTGCCAGCCGCATGGTAACGGCCAATTATATCTACGATGATGAAAATACGGCGGAGCGCAGGGAAGAAGCGCTGGACGAAGTGGAGCCGGTCCTTATCCGCGAAGGAGAGATTCTTGCCCAAGAAGGCGAGATTATTGATGCGGAAATTTATGAACAACTGAGCTTGACTGGTCTATTGGATGATGAGTTTTCTTCGTTTCCATATTTGGGATTGTTGCTGTTTGTTGGCATGATCGTGACCATGGTTGCTTTTTATGCCGGGCAAACGAGTTCACCGCTTCGTTATAGCAATCAGGCGCTTTTCCTGTATGTCCTCGTGTTTTTTATTATGTTGGCAACGATGAAAGTTATGAGCGTGCTCAACCTGTTCGACATGGAAGGGATTTTGTGGTTGACACCGATCGCCCTCGGTACGATGCTTTTGGCCCAATTAATCTCTTATCGAGTTGCGCTATATACTGCTGTCTTGTTGGCTTTGGTAGGGAGTGTCATCTTCAACGCGGAAGCAACAGGTAACTTTCACGCTACATTCATGATTTACGCGCTATTCAGCGGGTTGGCCGGGGTGTTTTTTCTCGGGAAAACGCCGCAAGTGGCCAAGATTTTGCAATCAGGGGCCTTTATCGCGCTCATGAACGGATTAACGGTAACTTCATTTTATTTTTTAAGCAACGCACCCATCACGTTGGAAAGGTACGGCGTTGAAATCGGTTTTGCAGTGGGCTCGGGATTTCTGGCAGCGGTTTTGACTTTGGGCCTCATGCCTTTTTTTGAAACAGGGTTTAACATTCTTTCAAAAACGAAATTAATTGAACTGTCGAATGCCAATCAACCATTGTTGCGAAAAATACTTTTGGAGGCTCCCGGCACTTACCATCACAGCATTATGGTGGCCAATCTTTCGGAAGCGGCTTGCGAGGCGATTGGCACCAATGGCTTGCTCGCCCGTGTCGGTGCGTATTATCATGATCTTGGAAAAACAAAACGTCCACAGTATTTTATTGAAAATCAAATGAAAATCGACAATCCGCATGATCGCCGTTCTCCGGATGTGAGTAAGCAGATCATTATTGATCACCCTTATGATGGCGCCCGAATGTTGGAAGAGCATCATTTTCCAAAGCAAATTGTTGATTTTGCCAAGCAGCACCACGGAACGTCCTTACTGAAATATTTTTACCATAAGGCAAAGGAAAAAGACATGGAACCGGACGAAGCGGATTATCGTTACCCCGGCCCAAAAGCCCAGTTTAAGGAAAGCGCGGTGCTCGGGATCGCGGATAGCGTGGAAGCGGCGGTCCGTTCCATGGAGGCGCCGACAGGGGAAAAGATCGAGAAACTTGTTAATGATATCATCCGTGATCGGCTTGTAGATGGGCAGTTTGATGAATGCGACCTTACGATGAAAGAATTGTCGATCATCGCCAATACGATGTGCGAGACGTTGCAGGGAACCTTTCATTCCCGGATTGAATATCCCGAAAACAGAGACGTAAAGGAGAAAAAAGCGAATGACGGATAG
- the ybeY gene encoding rRNA maturation RNase YbeY yields the protein MTDSIDISDETATLPETQISLVMNVLQATCERLELPLDTECSLLLVDAKTIQALNRDYRGKDDVTDVLSFALNDEDAGETDPGLAHHMLGDIVICVEQAGHQAKEYSHSMERELCFLAIHGLLHLLGYDHGTTEEEREMFTLQEDLLSAYGLERKT from the coding sequence ATGACGGATAGCATTGATATTTCGGATGAGACGGCGACATTGCCGGAAACGCAAATTTCGCTTGTCATGAACGTATTACAAGCAACGTGTGAACGTCTTGAATTGCCCTTGGATACAGAATGTTCATTGCTGCTGGTGGATGCGAAAACAATCCAAGCATTAAATCGGGATTATCGGGGTAAAGATGATGTGACGGATGTTTTATCTTTCGCGTTAAATGATGAAGATGCAGGGGAAACAGATCCCGGCCTCGCCCATCATATGCTGGGAGACATCGTTATTTGCGTCGAGCAGGCGGGTCATCAGGCAAAAGAATATAGCCATTCCATGGAACGTGAGCTTTGTTTTTTGGCCATCCACGGCTTGCTTCATTTGCTCGGTTACGATCATGGGACGACTGAAGAGGAACGAGAGATGTTCACGTTGCAGGAGGATTTATTGAGCGCTTATGGACTGGAGAGAAAAACGTAA
- a CDS encoding diacylglycerol kinase family protein: MDWREKRKQRGIRRLFFSFVFASRGLWYVFKNEQNMVIHMIIASAVLVLGFVVGISPVEWVILLVVIGGVITFELVNTAIERVVDLVSEDYHPLAKIAKDVAATAVFVYSLIAVVVGLIIFYQPVLELFGFK, from the coding sequence ATGGACTGGAGAGAAAAACGTAAACAAAGAGGCATTCGCCGCTTATTTTTTTCCTTTGTTTTCGCGAGCCGGGGCTTATGGTATGTGTTTAAAAACGAACAAAACATGGTCATCCATATGATCATCGCGAGCGCCGTTCTTGTACTCGGATTTGTCGTCGGGATAAGCCCTGTCGAATGGGTTATTCTCCTTGTCGTGATCGGCGGAGTGATCACATTCGAACTGGTTAACACGGCGATTGAACGAGTCGTAGACCTGGTGAGCGAAGACTATCATCCCCTTGCAAAAATCGCAAAAGACGTAGCCGCGACCGCTGTATTTGTATATAGCTTAATCGCGGTCGTTGTCGGTCTTATTATTTTTTATCAGCCGGTACTTGAACTTTTTGGTTTTAAATAA
- a CDS encoding cytidine deaminase — METIIQRAKEAKASAYVPYSTFPVGACAETEDGFYFQGCNIENASFGLSNCGERTAIFNAVSAGAKRLKKIAVVADTKEPVSPCGACRQVMAEFMDPEAEVVLANVKGDRKKVTVSELLPGAFEAGDMDE, encoded by the coding sequence ATGGAAACAATCATTCAACGGGCAAAAGAAGCAAAAGCATCCGCGTATGTGCCGTATTCGACCTTTCCGGTCGGTGCTTGCGCGGAAACTGAGGATGGATTTTATTTCCAAGGTTGCAACATCGAAAACGCGTCTTTCGGTCTTTCCAATTGCGGGGAGCGGACCGCGATTTTCAACGCCGTTTCGGCAGGAGCGAAGCGATTGAAAAAAATCGCGGTGGTCGCGGATACGAAGGAGCCGGTGTCTCCGTGCGGTGCTTGCCGGCAAGTGATGGCGGAATTTATGGACCCGGAGGCGGAAGTGGTGCTTGCGAATGTGAAAGGAGACAGAAAAAAAGTGACGGTTTCCGAGCTATTGCCCGGTGCGTTTGAAGCGGGGGATATGGATGAGTGA
- the era gene encoding GTPase Era: MSEYRSGFAALIGRPNAGKSTFLNQVLGQKIAIMSDKPQTTRNKIQAVHTKAEGQIIFVDTPGVHKPKHQLGEHMVRTALDSLSEVDLVLFFIDASEPFGRGEQFILDTLQEVKRPVFLIINKIDKIHPDRVLERIDEYRHYGTFAEVFPISALRDQNVEPLLEHVYTYLPEGPQYYPEEQITDHPERFIIAEFIREKVLGHTRDEIPHSIAVMIDEVRERENQKIYVQATIVVERKSQKGIIIGRNGSMLKTIGQEARKDIHGLLGTDVYLDLWVKVQKDWRNKSRFLQEQGYSDKE; encoded by the coding sequence ATGAGTGAATACCGATCCGGCTTCGCGGCTTTAATCGGTCGGCCGAACGCGGGAAAATCAACGTTTTTAAATCAAGTGTTGGGACAAAAAATCGCGATTATGAGTGACAAACCGCAAACAACACGAAACAAAATTCAGGCGGTACATACGAAAGCGGAAGGCCAAATCATTTTTGTGGATACGCCGGGCGTGCATAAACCGAAGCATCAACTCGGGGAGCATATGGTGAGGACGGCTCTCGATTCGTTGTCCGAGGTGGATCTCGTTTTGTTTTTTATCGATGCCTCCGAGCCCTTTGGAAGAGGGGAACAGTTTATTCTGGATACTTTGCAAGAGGTGAAGCGGCCGGTTTTTTTGATCATAAACAAAATTGACAAAATCCATCCGGACCGAGTGTTGGAACGGATTGACGAGTACCGGCATTATGGTACCTTTGCGGAGGTATTTCCAATTTCTGCGCTCCGTGACCAAAATGTGGAGCCGTTGTTGGAGCATGTTTATACGTATTTGCCGGAAGGGCCTCAGTATTATCCGGAAGAGCAAATCACCGATCACCCGGAACGCTTTATCATTGCGGAGTTCATTCGCGAAAAGGTATTGGGCCATACCCGTGATGAAATCCCCCATTCGATCGCAGTGATGATTGATGAAGTGCGTGAAAGAGAAAATCAAAAAATCTACGTACAAGCGACGATCGTTGTCGAACGAAAATCGCAAAAGGGGATTATTATCGGACGCAACGGGTCGATGTTAAAAACAATCGGGCAGGAAGCGAGAAAAGATATTCACGGACTTCTAGGTACCGATGTTTACCTTGACCTTTGGGTAAAAGTGCAAAAGGATTGGCGGAACAAAAGCCGCTTTCTCCAGGAACAAGGGTATAGCGACAAAGAGTAG
- a CDS encoding YqzL family protein: MLNYWRVFTLTGDLDAYLMHKEYERVEEWIEPGEEETASANNDDEYS, from the coding sequence ATGTTAAATTATTGGAGAGTATTTACTCTGACTGGTGACCTCGATGCCTATTTAATGCATAAGGAATATGAACGCGTAGAGGAATGGATAGAGCCCGGAGAAGAAGAAACGGCTTCAGCGAACAACGATGACGAATACAGTTGA
- the recO gene encoding DNA repair protein RecO, which translates to MLEKNEGLVIRAVSYGEANIILTVFTKERGKVALMARGAKKTNSRFSAVSQLFSYGLFYFHYRKASMSTLSQGEVLEPFSQVRTDIEKTAYAAYVCELLDGVTTEHEASPSLFTLVLTVLRFLEKGEDAEVLLRMMEVKLTKPAGIKPELDQCVNCGRTTGDFSFSVKEAGYLCDTCSTLDAHRFLLTPKQVQLIRTLYYIEPGRLGQIRVKPETKTLLHQILESYYDTYSGLTLKSKRFLDQWQQWKP; encoded by the coding sequence ATGCTTGAAAAAAACGAAGGGCTTGTGATACGTGCGGTTTCCTACGGGGAGGCCAATATTATCCTCACGGTTTTCACAAAAGAGCGTGGGAAAGTCGCGTTGATGGCCCGCGGGGCAAAAAAAACCAACAGTCGCTTTTCGGCTGTCAGCCAATTGTTTTCATACGGCCTTTTTTATTTTCATTACCGCAAGGCATCGATGAGCACCTTATCCCAAGGGGAAGTGTTGGAACCGTTCAGTCAAGTGCGTACCGATATTGAAAAAACCGCGTATGCCGCATACGTCTGTGAATTGCTGGACGGGGTGACGACAGAGCATGAGGCAAGCCCTTCCCTGTTTACGCTTGTGCTTACCGTTCTGCGTTTTCTGGAGAAAGGCGAAGATGCGGAAGTTCTCCTCAGGATGATGGAAGTGAAACTAACGAAACCTGCCGGAATTAAACCGGAATTGGATCAGTGTGTGAATTGCGGCAGAACGACAGGAGATTTTTCATTTTCCGTAAAAGAAGCCGGTTATCTTTGCGACACGTGCAGCACCCTTGATGCCCATCGATTTTTGTTAACCCCGAAACAAGTACAGCTGATTCGTACACTGTACTATATCGAACCTGGGCGGCTTGGTCAGATTCGCGTCAAGCCTGAAACGAAAACCTTGCTCCATCAAATCCTTGAATCCTATTATGATACATATTCGGGCTTAACCCTAAAGTCCAAACGTTTTCTGGATCAGTGGCAACAATGGAAACCTTGA
- the glyQ gene encoding glycine--tRNA ligase subunit alpha → MNVQEVILHLQSYWADKNCFIMQPYDVEKGAGTMNPMTFLRSIGPEPWNVAYVEPSRRPSDGRYGENPNRLYQHHQFQVIMKPSPDNIQDLYLDSLQALGINPEEHDIRFVEDNWEDATLNAWGLGWEVWLDGMEITQFTYFQQVGGLDADPVAVELTYGIERLCSYIQDKENVFDLEWQDGFTFGDIFYQPEYEHSMYTFKLADHEMLKQLFMTYEKEAERALDEGLVFPAYDYILKCSHTFNLLDAGGAISVTERTGYIGRVRKLAKRCAFIHYANREKLGFPLLKDEKEETKS, encoded by the coding sequence ATGAACGTTCAGGAAGTTATTTTGCACTTGCAATCGTATTGGGCAGATAAAAACTGCTTTATTATGCAGCCATATGACGTGGAAAAAGGCGCGGGGACGATGAATCCAATGACGTTTTTGCGAAGCATCGGTCCCGAGCCGTGGAACGTGGCTTATGTGGAACCGTCAAGACGCCCGTCGGATGGCAGATATGGGGAGAATCCGAACCGTCTTTACCAGCATCATCAATTTCAGGTCATCATGAAGCCTTCCCCGGATAATATCCAGGATCTCTATCTTGACAGCCTGCAGGCGCTTGGCATCAATCCCGAGGAACATGATATTCGTTTCGTGGAGGATAATTGGGAAGACGCTACCCTTAACGCTTGGGGGCTAGGTTGGGAAGTATGGCTCGACGGCATGGAAATCACCCAGTTCACTTACTTCCAGCAGGTCGGCGGCCTTGATGCGGACCCTGTAGCGGTCGAGCTTACTTACGGGATCGAGCGGCTCTGTTCCTATATCCAGGATAAAGAAAATGTTTTCGATCTTGAATGGCAAGATGGTTTTACTTTTGGGGACATTTTTTATCAGCCGGAATATGAGCATTCCATGTACACGTTTAAACTCGCCGATCATGAGATGCTCAAACAGTTGTTTATGACTTACGAAAAAGAAGCGGAAAGGGCATTGGATGAAGGACTTGTTTTCCCTGCTTATGATTATATTTTAAAGTGTTCCCATACGTTTAACCTGCTCGACGCCGGGGGTGCGATCTCGGTGACCGAACGGACGGGTTATATCGGAAGAGTGCGGAAGCTTGCAAAAAGATGTGCTTTTATCCATTACGCCAATCGGGAAAAACTTGGATTTCCGCTATTAAAAGATGAAAAGGAGGAAACAAAATCATGA
- the glyS gene encoding glycine--tRNA ligase subunit beta, whose amino-acid sequence MTKPFLLEIGVEEMPAQYIDDAREQLRTNMEKWLDDHRLFYHTVRAFSTPRRLAILVEELAEKQEGMVEEARGPATAIAKDEHGNWTKAALGFARGKGIDSAQLVEKETPQGSYVFATIEKKGKATAELLPDAVTLATALPFPKSMRWGREHLRYVRPIRWILAMVGTEVIPYDIAGVQSGRESAGHRFLGRTVTLNHAADYDEELLRAFVLADSESRKTAIKKQMEMLEEEHNWRIGKDEDLLGEVTNLVEYPTVLYGTFDERYLRLPDDVLITTMREHQRYFAVYDAAGHLLPYFITVRNGDHRHLENVQKGNEKVLRARLADAVFFYEEDQARTLEQFLEKLEHIVEHEKLGTLGDKRRRTSKIARQLAEKAALSKPLTDEVTRSASLLKFDLSSHMVDEFPELQGVMGADYALKLGEKEAIATAIKEQYLPRFNGDALPETTVGAIVSMADKWDTIMTSLAIGLKPTGSQDPHGLRRQAQAIVQIANRYEFPVAFEGMLELVVNVVQAEGLSANESELFTEAGEFFALRFKALLTEEGISHDVVNAVLFAPYGRLDTLFERAAFLQKRHDSDEMKAVAEALSRVNNIAKKIDEPEPSLPDPEYFEKEEEQELYHRFTALKKELPLLLEKKDLASTWEAFVHLSPVIHRYFNSIMVMSDDERLRSNRLRQMHHLSEETHRFARFQSLVFPA is encoded by the coding sequence ATGACAAAACCTTTTCTGCTTGAAATTGGCGTGGAGGAAATGCCGGCCCAGTATATCGACGACGCCCGCGAACAATTACGCACAAACATGGAAAAATGGCTGGATGACCATCGTTTGTTTTATCATACGGTGCGCGCCTTTTCCACTCCGAGACGCCTCGCTATCCTAGTCGAGGAGTTGGCCGAAAAACAAGAAGGGATGGTAGAAGAGGCACGGGGCCCCGCGACAGCGATCGCCAAAGATGAACATGGCAATTGGACAAAAGCTGCCCTTGGTTTTGCGCGGGGCAAAGGCATCGATTCGGCACAACTTGTCGAAAAAGAGACACCTCAAGGCTCCTACGTATTTGCAACCATTGAAAAAAAGGGGAAAGCAACAGCGGAATTGCTTCCGGATGCCGTAACGCTTGCAACGGCGCTTCCATTCCCGAAAAGCATGCGCTGGGGTCGGGAGCACCTGCGCTACGTGCGCCCGATTCGCTGGATACTCGCGATGGTTGGCACCGAGGTTATTCCTTATGATATCGCGGGGGTGCAGAGCGGACGCGAGAGCGCAGGGCACCGATTTCTTGGGCGGACGGTAACCTTGAATCATGCTGCCGATTATGATGAAGAACTTTTGCGTGCGTTTGTCCTGGCAGATTCTGAATCAAGAAAAACCGCGATTAAGAAACAGATGGAAATGCTCGAAGAGGAGCACAACTGGCGAATTGGGAAAGATGAGGATTTGCTCGGGGAAGTGACGAATCTTGTTGAATATCCGACCGTTTTGTACGGAACGTTCGACGAACGTTATTTACGATTGCCGGATGACGTGTTAATCACAACGATGCGGGAGCATCAACGATACTTCGCCGTGTATGATGCTGCCGGTCATTTGCTCCCCTATTTCATAACGGTTCGAAATGGCGATCACCGCCATTTGGAAAACGTGCAAAAGGGAAACGAAAAAGTGTTGCGAGCACGCTTGGCGGATGCTGTCTTTTTTTACGAAGAAGATCAAGCACGCACGTTGGAACAGTTTTTGGAAAAACTTGAGCACATCGTCGAACACGAAAAATTGGGGACCCTTGGGGACAAGCGTCGACGGACGTCAAAAATCGCGCGCCAACTGGCGGAAAAAGCAGCCTTGAGTAAACCATTGACGGATGAGGTTACACGATCAGCGAGCCTTTTGAAGTTTGACTTATCTTCCCATATGGTCGATGAATTCCCGGAACTGCAAGGGGTCATGGGCGCAGATTATGCCTTGAAACTCGGGGAAAAAGAAGCGATAGCCACCGCGATTAAAGAACAATATTTGCCTCGTTTTAACGGCGATGCGCTTCCGGAAACGACCGTCGGCGCGATTGTTAGCATGGCGGATAAATGGGACACGATCATGACGTCATTGGCGATTGGGCTAAAACCGACAGGCTCCCAAGACCCTCACGGGTTGCGAAGGCAAGCACAGGCCATCGTTCAAATTGCCAACCGATACGAATTCCCTGTCGCTTTCGAAGGGATGCTGGAACTTGTCGTGAACGTCGTGCAAGCAGAGGGACTATCGGCTAATGAATCCGAGCTGTTCACGGAAGCCGGCGAATTTTTCGCACTTAGGTTCAAGGCTTTGCTGACGGAAGAAGGAATCTCCCATGATGTTGTGAATGCCGTATTGTTTGCTCCTTATGGACGCTTAGACACGCTATTTGAGCGAGCGGCATTTTTACAGAAACGGCATGACTCGGATGAGATGAAAGCAGTTGCGGAAGCACTTAGTCGGGTAAACAATATCGCCAAAAAAATTGATGAACCAGAACCGTCTCTGCCTGACCCCGAGTACTTTGAAAAAGAGGAGGAACAGGAGCTTTACCATCGTTTCACAGCGCTGAAAAAAGAATTGCCGCTTTTATTGGAGAAAAAAGATTTGGCCAGTACCTGGGAAGCATTCGTCCATCTTTCACCTGTGATTCACCGTTATTTTAATTCGATCATGGTCATGAGCGATGATGAACGATTGCGGTCGAATCGACTTCGACAAATGCATCATTTATCAGAAGAAACCCATCGGTTTGCCCGTTTTCAATCGTTGGTATTTCCTGCGTAA